One genomic region from Fibrobacterota bacterium encodes:
- a CDS encoding DivIVA domain-containing protein, translating to MITPLDIKKHEFSTRFKGFDPDEVRALLETIAKDFEDLARQNIQLSERLKIAEERLNHYRLIEKTLQDAVITIQNTLEEKRKVAQQEAEAIITDARQKATDELQGSRGQLAQLRSEIQVLESQKMQFFVRFRNLLRSQAQILDAMMEAEEKEMAPAPFGAPAPSEPSPPSPRAPASDPLENRWARKG from the coding sequence ATGATTACCCCCTTGGACATCAAGAAGCACGAGTTCTCCACCCGGTTCAAGGGATTCGATCCCGATGAAGTACGGGCGCTGCTGGAGACCATCGCCAAGGATTTCGAAGATCTGGCCCGCCAGAACATCCAACTCTCCGAGCGCCTTAAAATCGCCGAAGAGCGCCTCAACCATTACCGCCTGATCGAGAAGACCCTGCAGGACGCCGTGATCACCATCCAGAACACCTTGGAGGAGAAGCGCAAGGTGGCCCAACAGGAGGCGGAGGCAATCATCACCGACGCCCGCCAGAAGGCCACCGACGAGCTGCAGGGCTCGCGCGGGCAATTGGCCCAGCTCCGTTCCGAAATCCAGGTCCTGGAGAGCCAGAAGATGCAGTTCTTCGTCCGCTTCCGGAACCTGCTGCGCAGCCAGGCCCAAATCCTGGACGCCATGATGGAAGCGGAAGAGAAGGAAATGGCGCCCGCCCCCTTTGGGGCGCCCGCTCCCTCGGAGCCATCGCCTCCCTCCCCCCGCGCGCCCGCGTCCGATCCCCTGGAAAACCGCTGGGCCCGCAAGGGCTAA
- a CDS encoding response regulator, whose amino-acid sequence MPLKNMPLRRRLMFMMLLTSGAVLALACLGFSTYEFVTFRSGMVQQLTTLAKLVANNSTAVLAFDDKSGAAEILSALKAEPHIVAAALYDAEGKLFSSYPENLPIAALPHAPSEDGFRFGTANLVGLQPIVQGKRRLGTLYIESDTQAFYARLRLYATVAGLTAAVAFLLAYLLSKGLQGLISAPILGLMESAREISTRRDYSVRAPKQGAGELGLLTDSFNGMLDQIQEQIGRTELLNRVTRAIGERLDLASIFQVIAGSVENDLPVDFVCVCQYDAAAQALNVSAIGAKSAPAALALKISGRTAIPLDQNGLSRCVQGHLVYEPDISRVDFPFPKALAGQGLHSLVLSPLIVESQVFGVLVAARKGTEKFSSMECEFLRQVSEHAGLAAHQANLYGALHQAYEDIKQSQQAVMQQERLRALGQMASGIAHDINNAISPVTLYTEFLLEKEPNLSVRVRDFLKIISNAIDDVAATVARLRDFHRVRASETELSPVQLNFAVQQVIDLTRARWHDIPQQRGAVIRIETLLGENLPVVMGIEGEVREALTNLFFNAFDAMPDGGALTLRTCLGPNRQVLLEVADTGTGMDEETRRRCLEPFYTTKGERGTGLGLAMVYGVMQRHNAEVEIESAPGAGTTFRLLFPLPAAPVAETARKIPTLPPPMRMLVIDDDPLLLKSLYDILSSDGHTVITANGGQAGIDAFKADEANGNPFEVVVTDLGMPYVDGRKVAAAIHAARASAPVILLTGWGQRMLSEGEIPPYVFRVLSKPPRSAQMREALLACACRTGVPA is encoded by the coding sequence ATGCCCCTCAAGAACATGCCCTTGCGGCGGAGACTGATGTTCATGATGCTCCTGACGAGCGGGGCGGTGCTGGCGCTCGCCTGCCTGGGGTTCTCGACCTATGAGTTCGTGACCTTCCGGAGCGGAATGGTGCAGCAATTGACGACCCTCGCCAAGCTGGTCGCCAACAACAGCACGGCGGTGCTCGCTTTCGATGACAAGAGCGGCGCGGCGGAAATCCTCTCCGCCTTGAAAGCGGAGCCGCACATCGTGGCCGCGGCCCTATACGACGCGGAAGGGAAGTTGTTTTCCTCGTATCCGGAAAATCTGCCCATCGCTGCCTTGCCCCACGCGCCTTCCGAAGACGGTTTCCGTTTCGGTACCGCCAATCTGGTCGGCTTGCAGCCTATCGTCCAAGGCAAACGTCGCCTGGGTACCCTCTATATCGAGTCGGACACGCAGGCGTTTTACGCGCGGCTCAGGCTGTACGCGACGGTGGCCGGATTGACGGCCGCGGTGGCCTTCCTGCTGGCCTACCTCCTTTCTAAGGGCCTGCAGGGCCTCATCTCGGCGCCTATCCTGGGGCTGATGGAGTCGGCCCGCGAAATCTCGACGCGCAGGGATTACTCGGTGCGCGCTCCCAAGCAAGGGGCCGGCGAGCTGGGTCTGCTGACGGATTCCTTCAACGGCATGCTGGACCAGATCCAGGAGCAGATCGGCCGCACGGAATTGCTGAACCGCGTCACGCGCGCCATCGGCGAAAGGCTGGACCTCGCCAGCATCTTCCAGGTGATCGCCGGGTCGGTGGAAAACGATCTGCCCGTGGATTTCGTTTGCGTGTGCCAATACGATGCCGCGGCGCAAGCGCTGAACGTGTCCGCGATCGGCGCCAAGAGCGCGCCCGCGGCCTTGGCCCTTAAGATCTCCGGCCGGACCGCCATCCCCCTCGATCAGAACGGGCTCTCGCGCTGCGTGCAAGGCCACTTGGTTTACGAACCGGACATTTCCCGGGTCGACTTCCCTTTCCCCAAGGCCCTGGCCGGACAAGGACTCCATTCCCTGGTGCTATCCCCCTTGATCGTGGAAAGCCAGGTTTTCGGCGTGCTGGTGGCCGCCCGCAAAGGGACGGAGAAGTTCAGCAGCATGGAGTGCGAATTCCTGAGGCAAGTGAGCGAGCATGCCGGCCTGGCCGCCCACCAAGCCAACCTCTACGGCGCCCTCCACCAGGCCTACGAGGACATCAAGCAGTCCCAGCAGGCGGTGATGCAGCAGGAACGCTTGCGGGCCTTGGGACAGATGGCCAGCGGCATCGCCCATGACATCAACAACGCCATTTCTCCGGTCACCTTGTATACCGAGTTCCTCCTGGAAAAGGAGCCGAACCTGAGCGTCCGTGTGCGCGACTTCCTCAAGATCATCTCCAATGCCATCGACGACGTGGCGGCCACCGTCGCGCGCCTGCGGGACTTCCACCGCGTGCGGGCGTCGGAAACCGAACTCTCCCCGGTGCAGCTCAACTTCGCCGTGCAGCAGGTCATCGATTTGACCCGGGCGCGCTGGCATGACATACCGCAACAACGCGGGGCGGTGATCCGCATCGAGACCCTCCTAGGCGAAAACCTGCCTGTGGTGATGGGCATCGAAGGCGAGGTCCGCGAAGCCCTCACCAACCTTTTCTTCAACGCCTTCGACGCCATGCCGGACGGAGGGGCCCTGACCCTGCGGACCTGTCTGGGGCCCAATCGCCAGGTGCTGCTGGAAGTGGCCGACACCGGCACCGGGATGGACGAGGAAACGCGGAGGCGCTGCCTGGAGCCGTTCTATACCACCAAAGGCGAACGAGGCACCGGTCTCGGGTTGGCCATGGTATACGGCGTCATGCAGCGCCATAACGCGGAGGTGGAAATCGAAAGCGCCCCGGGCGCCGGAACCACCTTCAGGCTTCTCTTCCCGCTTCCCGCCGCCCCGGTCGCCGAAACGGCGCGAAAGATCCCGACCCTCCCGCCGCCCATGCGGATGTTAGTCATCGACGACGATCCGTTGCTCCTCAAGTCCCTGTACGACATCCTGTCCAGTGATGGGCATACGGTAATCACCGCCAATGGGGGGCAAGCGGGCATCGACGCCTTCAAGGCCGACGAGGCGAACGGAAATCCCTTCGAGGTGGTCGTAACCGATTTGGGCATGCCCTACGTGGACGGCCGCAAGGTGGCCGCCGCCATCCACGCGGCCCGGGCCTCCGCGCCCGTGATCCTCCTGACCGGCTGGGGCCAACGCATGCTTTCCGAAGGCGAAATCCCGCCCTACGTATTCCGCGTGCTCAGCAAACCCCCGCGATCGGCGCAGATGCGCGAGGCGCTGTTGGCATGCGCTTGTCGAACGGGCGTTCCTGCGTGA
- a CDS encoding YfiR family protein yields the protein MGPLLLFLALARGAVAAPAPVLEYQVKAVFLYNFTQFIDWPADAFAKPDAPLVIGILGQDPFDKYLDDVVRGEKAGGHPIIVKRFRDIDSARDCQLLFVGGADSRRLDTVAAALKDRMILTVGDSGEFSKRGGMIDLITRQGKIRLQINVGTVRAAKLTVSSKLLRLADIVEPGKG from the coding sequence TTGGGCCCGCTCCTCCTGTTCCTGGCGTTGGCCCGGGGAGCGGTGGCCGCGCCGGCGCCCGTCTTGGAATACCAGGTCAAGGCCGTATTCCTCTACAACTTCACCCAATTCATCGACTGGCCGGCGGATGCCTTCGCGAAGCCCGATGCGCCTTTGGTCATCGGGATCCTCGGCCAGGATCCGTTCGACAAGTACCTCGACGACGTGGTGCGCGGGGAGAAGGCCGGCGGCCATCCCATCATCGTCAAGCGTTTCCGGGACATCGATTCGGCGCGGGACTGCCAGCTGCTTTTCGTAGGCGGAGCGGATTCCCGGCGGCTCGATACGGTGGCGGCCGCCTTGAAGGACCGCATGATCCTGACGGTCGGGGACTCGGGGGAATTCTCCAAGCGCGGGGGCATGATCGATCTCATCACCCGGCAAGGCAAAATCCGCCTCCAGATCAACGTGGGGACGGTCCGCGCCGCCAAGCTCACCGTGAGTTCCAAGTTGCTGCGACTGGCGGATATCGTCGAACCGGGAAAGGGCTGA
- a CDS encoding endonuclease V, translated as MGFYRPPLDPAFAPLMEEWRAHQLELASRIAERPLTGVPRLIAGADSALSPDKGWILSAVVVWDREEKRVVEIAHGAAPARYPYIPGYLSFREAPALEAAFKEVKSPFGLVLFDGMGKAHPRRCGIAAHMGVTLGIPAVGVGKSRLYGFHREVGPDPGDREPLKDKGEILGMVLRTKVRVKPVYVSVGNLCDLDSAMRAVEACLAGYRLPEPTRLADKEAARFKLEWKEPAIPREMPAG; from the coding sequence ATGGGCTTTTACCGCCCCCCCTTGGATCCCGCCTTCGCGCCATTGATGGAGGAGTGGCGGGCGCATCAACTGGAATTGGCGTCCCGCATCGCGGAGCGGCCCCTGACCGGCGTACCGCGCCTGATCGCCGGCGCCGATTCCGCCTTGTCCCCCGATAAGGGCTGGATCCTCTCGGCCGTGGTGGTCTGGGATCGGGAAGAGAAGCGCGTGGTCGAGATCGCCCATGGCGCGGCGCCCGCGCGTTACCCGTACATCCCCGGTTACCTCAGCTTCCGCGAGGCCCCGGCCCTGGAGGCGGCCTTCAAGGAGGTGAAGAGCCCTTTCGGATTGGTCCTCTTCGACGGCATGGGCAAGGCCCATCCCCGGCGTTGCGGCATCGCCGCCCACATGGGGGTAACATTGGGGATACCTGCGGTCGGGGTGGGGAAAAGCCGGTTATACGGATTCCATCGCGAGGTGGGGCCCGATCCCGGCGATCGGGAACCGCTGAAGGACAAGGGCGAGATCCTCGGCATGGTATTGCGCACCAAGGTACGCGTGAAACCGGTATACGTGAGCGTGGGGAATCTGTGCGACCTGGACTCGGCGATGCGCGCTGTGGAAGCGTGCCTGGCGGGCTATCGCCTGCCCGAGCCGACGCGCCTGGCGGATAAAGAAGCGGCGCGCTTCAAGCTGGAATGGAAAGAGCCTGCGATTCCGCGGGAAATGCCGGCGGGCTGA
- a CDS encoding ribbon-helix-helix protein, CopG family, translating to MSRIKRAQIPMEPSEYKRLQELSAREGVSIAELVRRAVADRYFVPDGKERKRKALDSFLKSSPIPLGDWSELKKELTDRYGAHLP from the coding sequence ATGAGTAGGATAAAGAGGGCGCAAATACCCATGGAGCCATCAGAGTATAAACGGCTCCAGGAACTCTCGGCTCGGGAGGGGGTTTCCATCGCCGAGCTTGTTCGCAGGGCGGTTGCCGATCGATACTTCGTTCCGGACGGGAAGGAACGTAAACGAAAAGCCCTCGACAGCTTTTTAAAGTCGAGTCCGATCCCGCTCGGGGATTGGAGCGAGCTTAAAAAGGAGCTAACGGATCGTTATGGCGCCCATCTTCCTTGA
- a CDS encoding type II toxin-antitoxin system VapC family toxin, which produces MAPIFLDSNIFLYAAGSEHPEKAPCRKLLELAAAGKLEAVTSSEVLQEVLYVRLRRGSRAEALEVTRNIRDMMDEILTVTGDDVLAACDLLGKHSGLDARDAVHAAVALRNRISTIATVDRDFDVIPGLRRLTPAQAAA; this is translated from the coding sequence ATGGCGCCCATCTTCCTTGATTCGAATATTTTCCTGTATGCGGCCGGCTCGGAGCATCCGGAAAAAGCCCCTTGCCGGAAGCTGCTTGAGTTGGCGGCTGCTGGGAAATTGGAGGCTGTCACCAGTTCCGAAGTGCTGCAGGAAGTCCTCTATGTCCGCCTCCGCCGAGGATCACGCGCCGAAGCCCTCGAAGTCACCCGAAATATCCGCGATATGATGGACGAAATCCTTACCGTCACGGGCGATGATGTCCTGGCGGCTTGCGATCTACTGGGAAAGCATTCGGGACTGGATGCCCGGGATGCCGTGCATGCCGCCGTCGCGCTGAGAAACCGGATTTCCACCATTGCCACCGTAGACCGGGACTTCGATGTCATCCCGGGACTCCGGCGGCTTACCCCCGCTCAGGCAGCCGCATGA
- a CDS encoding YggS family pyridoxal phosphate-dependent enzyme encodes MGTAENFRAVDARIRAACARASRDPSEVRLIWVSKNHPQSKAMEALALGARIFGENRVQEALEKFPLPGAAPGDYELHLIGRLQKNKVRKILPLASALHSVDSGDLLSAVDRIAGDLGLKRDVFLQVNTSREPAKGGFEPDSLLPFLARLPALAHVRLVGLMTMGPLETPEGAPAGPEEARRCFRELRGLLASARSAAAPGGPLRDFAWLSMGMTGDFETAIEEGAHFIRIGTGLFGAREVTSL; translated from the coding sequence ATGGGGACCGCCGAGAATTTCCGCGCCGTCGACGCCCGCATCCGGGCCGCCTGCGCCCGCGCCAGCCGCGATCCCTCGGAAGTCCGCCTCATCTGGGTCAGCAAGAACCACCCCCAATCCAAGGCGATGGAAGCGCTTGCCCTGGGCGCACGCATCTTCGGCGAAAACCGGGTGCAAGAAGCCTTGGAAAAGTTCCCCTTGCCCGGCGCCGCCCCGGGAGACTACGAGCTGCACCTGATCGGGCGGTTGCAGAAGAACAAGGTGCGTAAGATCCTCCCCCTGGCTTCGGCCCTGCATTCGGTCGACTCCGGGGACCTGTTGTCCGCCGTCGATCGCATCGCCGGCGATTTGGGCCTTAAGCGAGATGTCTTCCTGCAGGTGAACACCTCGCGCGAGCCGGCCAAAGGCGGCTTCGAACCCGATTCGCTCCTGCCGTTCCTGGCGCGCCTGCCCGCTTTGGCCCACGTGCGCTTGGTGGGCCTGATGACCATGGGACCGTTGGAAACGCCCGAGGGCGCGCCCGCCGGCCCGGAGGAGGCCCGCCGCTGCTTCCGAGAATTGCGCGGCCTGCTGGCATCCGCCCGCTCAGCGGCCGCGCCAGGGGGTCCGCTCCGCGACTTCGCCTGGCTTTCCATGGGGATGACCGGCGATTTCGAGACCGCTATCGAGGAAGGCGCGCATTTCATCCGCATCGGAACCGGCCTCTTCGGGGCCCGGGAAGTGACTAGTTTATAA
- a CDS encoding GNAT family N-acetyltransferase — translation MQLLANHSLFRVVRLRVELEILKPRPVKDNSRDPSTKEKINSEYAAELKKWKREIRDELRSLAYTPDHERPTITLPNTFAFYKAEDEIRNYLRFLFHFAAAPLTKPERGRFFCQVKIPDGYLMPLHLVTGLLAHFEDDWKHILDQYDSSEGDFRPMVNRFIMDTWLLWGPSIPLCTCNLWQGGIAMQFGYGDENNSLPVFIPYSKRNSVLGKLEMERATADLIPKPHRPALGSRVVFTGVPIWCESMDEGELARAQSSLLDSDESGLLLEYVTHAEKGSLGSNDSSGYYSAYIWLMLEVTESSRWPEGIPPSDPWQRLIPIYEHANLFDEGAFTFFKERLAEKTIRFLEQAQENDSRFRCRLVCAIDETGCASKPIHSFPGFTISHYLRMILERKEHEDLRKRVNPDAPLGGSDLSACHVPGWVSRFKREIGRKEVSRPAGLEFEAHEFQASRADLSLLSKLYKHLYEKEFPDPDERESLKNIVAYLVKKRSGWYGRNNYHVLALLDQGNPVAVSICDYFAEPNAGVIEFLAIHPAWRKQGVGTKIGDAFIAHGETHAGGGRCQCGSPLGDGRVHQGRRTKGGYQGLYALGHADRET, via the coding sequence ATGCAGCTGTTGGCCAATCATAGCCTGTTCCGGGTCGTTCGGCTGCGCGTGGAGTTGGAAATCCTCAAGCCTCGTCCCGTCAAGGATAACAGCCGCGATCCATCCACCAAGGAGAAAATCAATTCGGAGTATGCCGCTGAATTGAAGAAGTGGAAACGCGAGATCCGGGATGAACTACGCAGTTTGGCGTACACCCCCGACCATGAACGGCCGACCATCACCTTGCCCAATACCTTCGCCTTTTACAAAGCCGAGGATGAGATCCGCAATTATCTCCGCTTCCTGTTCCATTTTGCCGCCGCCCCCCTCACGAAACCGGAGCGCGGCCGTTTTTTCTGCCAAGTCAAGATTCCGGACGGATATCTGATGCCGCTGCACTTGGTCACTGGATTATTGGCCCATTTCGAAGATGATTGGAAGCACATCCTGGATCAGTATGATTCTAGTGAAGGGGACTTCCGTCCCATGGTGAACCGTTTCATCATGGACACGTGGCTGTTATGGGGGCCCAGCATCCCGCTTTGCACTTGTAACCTCTGGCAGGGGGGCATCGCGATGCAATTCGGTTATGGCGACGAGAACAACTCCCTTCCGGTGTTCATTCCCTACTCCAAGCGGAATTCCGTGCTCGGGAAACTGGAAATGGAACGTGCCACGGCCGATCTGATCCCGAAACCGCACCGTCCGGCATTAGGCTCCCGCGTCGTCTTCACCGGCGTTCCCATCTGGTGCGAAAGCATGGACGAAGGGGAACTGGCCCGCGCCCAATCCTCCTTACTCGATTCGGATGAATCCGGCCTGCTCCTGGAATACGTGACCCACGCGGAGAAGGGGTCACTTGGTTCCAATGATTCATCCGGATACTATTCGGCCTACATCTGGCTGATGCTCGAAGTCACGGAATCTTCCCGATGGCCCGAAGGAATACCGCCATCGGATCCTTGGCAGAGATTGATCCCCATCTACGAGCATGCCAATCTCTTCGATGAAGGCGCATTTACCTTTTTCAAGGAAAGGTTGGCCGAGAAAACCATCCGGTTCCTGGAGCAAGCGCAAGAAAACGATTCCCGTTTCCGGTGCCGCCTTGTCTGCGCCATCGACGAAACGGGTTGCGCGTCCAAACCAATCCATAGCTTCCCGGGCTTCACGATCAGCCACTACTTGCGGATGATCTTGGAACGTAAGGAGCATGAGGATCTCAGGAAACGCGTCAATCCGGATGCCCCGTTGGGAGGGAGCGACTTGTCGGCGTGCCATGTTCCCGGGTGGGTCAGCCGGTTCAAGAGAGAGATAGGGCGAAAAGAGGTGTCCCGCCCTGCCGGACTGGAATTCGAAGCTCATGAATTCCAGGCGAGCCGTGCCGACCTCAGTCTCCTGTCCAAGCTTTACAAGCATTTGTACGAGAAGGAGTTTCCGGATCCCGACGAGCGCGAGTCGTTGAAAAACATCGTCGCTTACCTCGTGAAAAAAAGATCCGGCTGGTACGGACGGAACAATTATCATGTGTTGGCCTTGTTGGACCAAGGCAATCCCGTCGCTGTCTCAATCTGCGATTACTTCGCGGAACCCAATGCCGGAGTTATCGAATTCCTCGCCATACATCCGGCATGGCGTAAGCAAGGCGTGGGGACGAAAATAGGTGACGCATTTATTGCTCATGGCGAAACGCATGCAGGGGGAGGGCGCTGCCAATGCGGGAGCCCTCTGGGAGACGGACGGGTCCATCAAGGTCGACGGACTAAGGGAGGTTATCAAGGCCTATATGCTCTGGGCCATGCGGATCGAGAAACCTGA
- a CDS encoding iron-containing alcohol dehydrogenase, with translation MIAPLTLNVPNSIEFGSGKLATLPHHLKNQNRIFILVDAPIRARINPLVAELEKAGKSVLVSTEVVPEPPLEALEILLAPVRAFSPDAIVGIGGGSAMDLAKLVAVLFDGKQKTQDIIGVGKVSGRNIRLISVSTTAGTGSEVTPIAILTDTQAKLKKGVVSPYLIPDVAIVDPDLTLSLPAAVTAATGMDAMTHCIEAYTNRHAHPIVDNLAIEGARLIAASLERCIRNGADLEARTAMSLGSLYGGLCLGPVNTAAVHAMAYPLGGTFKVSHGVSNSVLLPFVMVFNLQGNLRKYAEIAIAVGAPKGRDDEETAFNGVMQIREISKACGIPQSLQELGIPESAIPEMAKAALLVTRLMDNNPRKVELQDAEAIYRKAYHGRVERD, from the coding sequence ATGATCGCCCCTTTGACCCTGAATGTGCCCAATAGCATCGAATTCGGAAGCGGCAAGCTTGCCACCCTTCCGCACCATCTCAAAAACCAGAACCGCATCTTCATCCTCGTGGACGCCCCGATCCGCGCCCGCATCAACCCGCTGGTTGCCGAATTGGAAAAAGCCGGCAAATCCGTGCTCGTCTCCACCGAGGTCGTCCCCGAGCCGCCCTTGGAAGCCTTGGAAATCCTGTTGGCCCCGGTGCGGGCCTTCTCCCCGGACGCCATCGTCGGCATCGGCGGCGGATCCGCCATGGACCTCGCGAAATTGGTGGCCGTGCTGTTCGACGGAAAGCAGAAGACCCAAGACATCATCGGCGTCGGGAAGGTTTCCGGGCGGAACATCCGCCTCATCTCCGTCTCCACCACCGCGGGCACGGGAAGCGAGGTCACCCCCATCGCCATCCTGACCGACACCCAGGCCAAGCTGAAAAAGGGCGTGGTCAGCCCGTACCTCATCCCCGACGTCGCCATCGTCGATCCGGACTTGACATTGTCCCTGCCCGCCGCGGTCACGGCCGCCACCGGCATGGACGCCATGACCCATTGCATCGAGGCCTACACCAACCGCCACGCCCATCCCATCGTCGACAACCTGGCCATCGAAGGCGCGCGCCTCATCGCCGCCAGCCTGGAGCGCTGCATCCGCAACGGCGCCGATCTCGAGGCCCGCACGGCCATGTCCCTCGGCAGCTTGTACGGGGGCCTCTGCCTCGGACCCGTGAACACCGCCGCCGTGCATGCCATGGCCTATCCGCTGGGGGGTACCTTCAAGGTTTCCCATGGCGTTTCGAATTCCGTCCTGCTTCCCTTCGTCATGGTCTTCAATCTCCAGGGCAATCTGCGCAAGTACGCGGAAATCGCCATCGCCGTGGGCGCCCCCAAGGGCCGCGACGACGAAGAGACCGCTTTCAACGGGGTGATGCAGATCCGGGAAATCTCCAAGGCCTGCGGCATCCCGCAAAGCCTGCAGGAGTTGGGCATCCCCGAGTCGGCCATTCCCGAAATGGCGAAAGCGGCGCTCTTGGTGACGCGACTCATGGACAACAATCCGCGCAAAGTGGAATTGCAGGACGCGGAAGCCATTTACCGCAAGGCCTATCATGGCCGGGTCGAGCGTGACTAA
- a CDS encoding TonB-dependent receptor plug domain-containing protein gives MDRAYRYLFPGRIALTAIALAISAVRGGDGSSLSTGDLKKMSLEELMDLEITSVSKRPENLNEAASAVQVITREDIRRSGATSLPEALRLASNLQVAQLSTREWAISARGFNATFANKLLVMIDGRTVYTPLYSGVFWDAQHVLLEDVDRIEVISGPGGTLWGSNAVNGVINIVTKSAEETQGLYLAGGGGSLLRDFGEARSGGKTGNLFYRIYGSHADRDGLVNAGGKDTHEPSALSQGGFRMDWRRSEADGFMVQGDMYGSDFQSPGPGETDLNGQDVLANWTHAFSPESDLQAQVYFDRTWRKAVFTPAVAFTDELKTYDFDFHHRFPLGSRQNVMWGAGYRWMQDEVGNVPYFSFLPAEKDLSRFNAFVQDEIALLSRRVKLTLGTKLEHEEYSGFNLQPSARIALSPDARQTLWGAVSRAVRTPSRIDVEFFAPTPPYAAPTLHYAGGPDFDSEGLLAYELGYRVQPMPRLSLSLAAFYNQYDGLRSLEFADVPNLGLEFRNGLDADSRGAEVSGDFQAASWWKLRGGYTYMESDVWQKSGHTDLEIPFGKWNDPAHQFSLQSMLDLPAGFEVNVSGYYVSSLPDPHVQPRMNYSAGLVWRHRGLEASVYGRDLADDHDPEFGSGPQREEIPRSVSGKVAWRL, from the coding sequence GTGGATAGAGCCTATCGATACCTATTCCCGGGAAGGATCGCGCTAACGGCCATCGCCCTGGCGATAAGCGCCGTCCGAGGCGGAGACGGCTCATCCCTCTCCACAGGCGATTTGAAAAAGATGAGCCTGGAAGAACTGATGGATCTCGAGATCACCTCGGTATCCAAGCGGCCCGAAAACCTGAATGAAGCCGCATCCGCCGTGCAGGTCATCACCCGGGAAGATATCCGCCGTTCCGGGGCGACCTCACTACCGGAAGCCCTGCGCCTGGCCTCCAATCTGCAAGTGGCCCAGTTGAGTACCCGGGAATGGGCCATCAGCGCGCGCGGTTTCAATGCCACTTTCGCCAACAAACTGCTGGTCATGATCGACGGCCGCACGGTGTACACGCCGCTGTACTCAGGCGTCTTCTGGGATGCCCAACATGTGCTCCTGGAGGATGTGGACAGGATCGAAGTCATCAGCGGCCCGGGCGGCACCCTATGGGGAAGCAATGCCGTCAATGGGGTGATCAACATCGTAACCAAGTCGGCGGAGGAAACCCAAGGGTTGTATCTCGCGGGCGGCGGAGGCAGCCTGCTCAGGGATTTCGGGGAGGCCCGCTCGGGTGGCAAGACGGGCAACCTTTTCTATCGCATTTACGGGAGTCATGCCGATCGCGACGGATTGGTGAATGCCGGGGGGAAGGATACCCACGAGCCCTCGGCCTTGAGCCAGGGCGGCTTCCGCATGGATTGGCGACGTTCGGAAGCGGACGGCTTCATGGTGCAGGGGGACATGTACGGCTCGGATTTCCAGTCGCCGGGCCCGGGCGAAACCGACCTCAATGGGCAGGACGTTCTCGCCAACTGGACGCACGCTTTCTCGCCTGAGTCGGATCTGCAAGCCCAGGTTTACTTCGATCGCACCTGGCGGAAGGCCGTTTTCACGCCAGCGGTCGCGTTTACGGATGAGCTTAAGACGTACGATTTCGATTTCCATCACCGCTTTCCGCTCGGGAGCCGGCAGAATGTCATGTGGGGAGCGGGGTACCGATGGATGCAGGACGAGGTGGGGAACGTTCCGTATTTTTCCTTCCTCCCCGCCGAAAAGGATCTGAGCCGCTTCAACGCTTTCGTCCAGGACGAGATCGCGCTCCTGTCCCGGCGCGTGAAGCTCACCTTGGGCACCAAGCTGGAGCATGAGGAATATTCCGGATTCAATCTCCAGCCTTCGGCACGGATCGCCTTGTCGCCCGATGCCCGGCAGACCTTGTGGGGCGCGGTGTCCCGGGCCGTCCGCACGCCCAGCCGGATCGACGTGGAGTTCTTCGCTCCGACGCCCCCTTACGCCGCCCCTACGCTCCATTATGCCGGCGGCCCGGACTTCGATTCCGAGGGGCTCCTGGCGTATGAGCTCGGATACCGGGTGCAACCCATGCCAAGGCTTTCCCTTTCCTTGGCCGCCTTCTACAACCAATACGACGGATTAAGGTCGCTCGAATTCGCCGACGTCCCCAATCTGGGCCTGGAGTTCCGCAACGGGTTGGACGCGGATTCCCGGGGCGCGGAGGTCTCGGGGGATTTCCAAGCCGCCAGTTGGTGGAAGTTGCGGGGCGGATACACCTACATGGAAAGCGACGTGTGGCAAAAATCGGGGCATACCGATCTGGAGATACCGTTCGGGAAATGGAATGATCCGGCGCATCAGTTCTCCCTCCAATCCATGCTGGATCTGCCCGCGGGGTTCGAGGTGAACGTATCCGGGTATTACGTGAGCAGCCTGCCCGACCCGCACGTGCAGCCGAGGATGAATTACAGCGCCGGGCTCGTTTGGCGCCACCGCGGCTTGGAAGCGTCCGTGTACGGGCGCGATCTCGCCGACGACCATGATCCCGAGTTCGGATCCGGCCCGCAACGCGAGGAAATCCCCCGCTCGGTTTCCGGTAAGGTGGCGTGGCGCCTTTGA